A stretch of the Aspergillus puulaauensis MK2 DNA, chromosome 6, nearly complete sequence genome encodes the following:
- a CDS encoding DUF3237 domain-containing protein (COG:S;~EggNog:ENOG410PW0Z;~InterPro:IPR020915;~PFAM:PF11578) — protein sequence MATTKDDSPGNQYYPNSPPMRMPGLTFLYRLECTIASEEISIGAPYGAGIIRSIANITGGTFKGPNLEGTVLPLGGADWATVIEGTHSMTLNARYTIKTTDGHHLFIQAHGLYRPGPGTEYAKQVSSNPEMRPPPTVTQDEVEFFSHLRIEAAGVYNWLNGLVCVGVMTCDDDRIIIDAYYLTNFGAVRPEEVMIRKH from the exons ATGGCCACCACGAAGGATGACTCCCCTGGAAACCAATACTACCCCAATAGCCCACCAATGCGAATGCCAGGCCTGACGTTTCTATACCGGCTGGAGTGCACCATCGCCTCCGAAGAAATCAGCATCGGTGCTCCTTACGGGGCAGGTATAATCCGAAGTATCGCAAACATAACAGGCGGCACATTCAAGGGCCCAAATCTTGAAGGAACCGTTCTCCCTCTTGGTGGTGCAGACTGGGCGACTGTTATTGAAGGAACGCAT TCGATGACCCTCAACGCCCGATACACAATCAAAACAACCGACGGACACCACCTCTTCATACAAGCGCACGGCCTCTACCGCCCCGGGCCAGGAACAGAATACGCGAAGCAAGTATCCTCGAACCCAGAGATGAGACCGCCGCCGACAGTTACACAGGACGAGGTCGAGTTCTTCTCGCATCTGCGGATTGAGGCCGCGGGGGTGTATAACTGGTTAAATGGGCTGGTTTGTGTTGGGGTTATGACCTGTGATGATGATCGTATTATTATCGATGCGTATTATTTGACGAATTTTGGGGCAGTCAGGCCGGAGGAAGTTATGATCAGAAAGCATTAG
- a CDS encoding NAD(P)/FAD-dependent oxidoreductase (COG:S;~EggNog:ENOG410PIN9;~InterPro:IPR006076,IPR036188;~PFAM:PF01266;~go_function: GO:0016491 - oxidoreductase activity [Evidence IEA];~go_process: GO:0055114 - oxidation-reduction process [Evidence IEA]), producing MASLVHSLLTNPGTPLQDRQDALDRALSDPGLPSQIPTSSFWLRSPHPDLAKIQSDTLPPETDVVIIGSGVTGTSIARTLLESRTPRSNNNGPEQGQATRPAIVMLEARDICNGATGRNGGHILETAEEFAELEQVHGTDAARKILRFRLAHLRELLSVAEEYGLTAVAQARKVQFLSVYFEQKGWREARCRFQRLKEGLPEETGEWRVYERDEIPKEFCLPHAQGIVAGPAGAIWPYRLITGILDRLKTKYQQDLRIETNTPVTNIDDRGSKTLNGLRYTVKTARGTIQTRHIVHCTNAHAAHLIPGLKGRICPIRGQMSAQHPGTNFRSQGAEHSWLFNYERGFDYLTQLPASDAGEMMMFGGGFAQGQGGGISDLGVSTDSELSLYADIHISGALSAVFGRQNWGAPPGCAVEQMWTGNMGFSADGFPWVGRLPGALTGRGKDKDGEGAEWVSAAFSGEGMVLAWLCGKALAKMLLLHDDQLDGESVDLTWFPEQLLVTEERARKAVYSLSPSSVSPHL from the exons ATGGCATCCCTCGTCCACTCCCTCCTAACCAACCCCGGAACCCCACTACAAGACAGACAAGACGCCTTAGACAGAGCTCTATCCGACCCTGGCCTGCCATCACAAATCCCTACATCGTCCTTCTGGCTACGTTCTCCCCATCCCGATCTCGCAAAGATTCAGTCCGATACTTTACCACCAGAAACCGACGTCGTGATCATCGGCTCCGGCGTAACAGGGACATCCATCGCACGAACACTCCTGGAGTCTCGAACGCCACGCAGCAACAATAATGGCCCGGAACAGGGACAGGCTACTCGCCCCGCTATCGTCATGCTAGAAGCCCGCGACATATGCAACGGCGCAACAGGTCGCAATGGAGGCCATATCCTCGAGACAGCGGAGGAATTTGCAGAGCTGGAACAGGTGCATGGTACCGACGCTGCGAGGAAGATATTGAGGTTTCGGCTGGCGCATTTGCGGGAGTTGCTGTCTGTAGCGGAGGAGTATGGATTAACTGCAGTGGCTCAAGCCCGCAAGGTGCAGTTCTTGAGTGTTTATTTTGAGCAGAAGGGATGGAGGGAGGCTCGTTGTCGGTTTCAACGATTAAAAGAGGGTCTGCCGGAGGAGACGGGGGAGTGGAGGGTGTATGAGAGGGATGAAATTCCGAAG GAGTTTTGTCTTCCTCATGCCCAAGGAATCGTCGCTGGACCGGCAGGTGCAATCTGGCCGTACAGACTCATCACAGGGATCTTGGATCGATTGAAGACTAAATACCAACAAGACCTGCGGATAGAAACGAATACTCCGGTCACCAACATCGACGACCGCGGTAGCAAGACACTAAACGGACTGCGCTACACAGTGAAAACAGCCCGGGGCACCATCCAGACCCGGCATATCGTGCACTGCACAAACGCCCACGCTGCCCATCTCATCCCTGGGCTAAAAGGCCGCATCTGCCCCATCCGCGGCCAAATGTCAGCGCAGCACCCTGGGACAAACTTCAGAAGCCAGGGCGCAGAACATTCATGGCTCTTCAACTACGAGCGCGGGTTCGACTATCTCACACAACTGCCAGCCTCAGATGCAGGcgagatgatgatgttcggAGGCGGATTTGCTCAGGGTCAGGGGGGTGGGATTTCAGATCTCGGTGTTTCCACAGATTCAGAGTTGAGTTTATATGCCGATATCCATATTTCAGGGGCGTTGAGTGCGGTGTTTGGGCGGCAGAATTGGGGAGCTCCGCCTGGATGCGCCGTTGAGCAGATGTGGACTGGGAATATGGGATTCAGTGCTGATGGGTTCCCTTGGGTTGGACGGCTTCCGGGAGCACTTACGGGAAGGGGGAAAGATAAGGACGGAGAGGGTGCTGAATGGGTCTCTGCAGCGTTTTCAGGGGAAGGGATGGTGCTGGCGTGGTTGTGTGGGAAGGCATTGGCGAAGATGCTGTTGCTTCATGATGACCAGCTGGATGGAGAGTCCGTAGACCTAACTTGGTTTCCTGAGCAGTTGCTGGTTACGGAGGAGAGGGCTAGGAAGGCGGTTTACTCATTGTCTCCTTCAAGCGTCTCTCCTCATCTGTGA
- a CDS encoding uncharacterized protein (COG:T;~EggNog:ENOG410PWC7;~InterPro:IPR002018,IPR029058;~MEROPS:MER0030934;~PFAM:PF00135) has translation MSFQSPVSKCTTIIPSLGELQGLQYTNGVQQFCGIPYAQLTKRWTRSTLNTAWKDSKHDGTRLGNNCPHPTSEDESDDLVPVPPAAHLKNPPRVDELTGLVMNIAIPPKSTNPEKKYPVMVYVHGGSLLYGGANLPIFDAVNLVSQSTEMGTPIICVNFNYRVGLGGFLASNAIQRELTEDGFHGCGNFGFTDQQVAFEWVQRYIDALGGDPDNVTAVGESAGGISISNQISAANPPRFRRAVCMSGLSVSIPPWTMEQHGALFQAVCRYFRIDSSRSDVLGCLREIPQQDLANATPIIQGVLSGTGNPCLDGWFYKNDTDPCEIQRAPSWLEALMIGDTYHEGIIFHLNIPDDSFDSIRQIMVEHIRSESEVDQILTGYGITPDIPQRVLIERVEHMCGDAIFKIPNYATVLANSHLANQGALFMYHFDQRSRLKNALEGTAYHAHELLYLFQNLTNEMDEGEKAMARNFAAAWIMFCNGQAPWTARGPEREWKVWGPESVKAMRTEEQDEDIRSYTGMQRMLSMGGGETWKRWLSGVDALVNKRMNMGKAA, from the exons ATGTCCTTCCAATCGCCTGTCTCGAAATGTACGACTATAATTCCATCGCTTGGTGAACTCCAAGGACTCCAATACACAAATGGAGTGCAGCAGTTCTGCGGAATCCCCTACGCTCAGTTGACCAAGCGATGGACAAGATCAACGCTGAATACTGCTTGGAAGGACTCCAAGCATGATGGAACTAGGCTGGG AAACAACTGTCCTCATCCGACTTCCGAGGACGAATCCGACGACCTTGTTCCAGTCCCTCCAGCTGCCCACTTAAAAAATCCTCCAAGAGTAGACGAACTGACCGGCCTTGTCATgaacatcgccatcccaccAAAGTCAACCAATCCTGAGAAAAAATATCCAGTAATGGTCTACGTCCATGGAGGCTCTTTGCTCTACGGAGGTGCCAACCTCCCCATCTTCGACGCGGTGAACCTCGTCTCCCAGAGCACCGAAATGGGCACGCCAATCATCTGCGTCAACTTCAACTACCGCGTCGGTCTAGGCGGATTCCTAGCCAGCAACGCAATACAGCGCGAGCTAACAGAAGACGGATTCCACGGCTGCGGCAATTTCGGTTTCACGGACCAGCAAGTTGCCTTTGAGTGGGTGCAGCGGTATATCGACGCCCTGGGTGGCGATCCAGACAATGTCACTGCTGTTGGCGAGTCTGCTGGTGGGATTTCAATAAGCAACCAGATTTCTGCTGCGAATCCGCCGCGTTTCCGTCGTGCAGTATGTATGTCTGGTCTGTCCGTGTCGATTCCGCCGTGGACGATGGAGCAACACGGGGCGCTGTTTCAGGCCGTTTGCCGGTATTTCCGCATTGACTCGTCGCGGTCTGATGTGCTTGGCTGTCTTCGAGAGATACCACAGCAGGACCTTGCGAATGCAACGCCTATAATACAGGGCGTGCTATCTGGGACGGGGAATCCATGTCTGGACGGGTGGTTTTATAAGAACGATACTGACCCATGTGAGATCCAGAGGGCACCATCGTGGCTTGAAGCTTTAATGATAGGTGACACCTACCACGAAGGGATCATATTCCATTTGAACATCCCAGACGACAGTTTCGACTCAATCCGTCAGATTATGGTAGAGCATATCAGATCGGAAAGCGAAGTGGACCAAATACTTACAGGGTATGGTATTACCCCAGACATCCCTCAACGCGTCCTCATCGAACGAGTCGAACATATGTGCGGGGACGCAATATTCAAGATCCCCAACTATGCCACTGTGCTTGCCAATTCGCATCTTGCAAATCAGGGCGCCCTCTTCATGTACCACTTTGACCAGCGCTCGCGACTCAAGAACGCGCTGGAAGGGACGGCGTACCATGCTCATGAACTGCTCTATCTGTTCCAGAATCTTACTAATGAGATGGATGAAGGCGAGAAAGCTATGGCGAGgaattttgctgctgcttggatCATGTTTTGTAATGGCCAGGCGCCGTGGACGGCCCGTGGGCCTGAAAGAGAGTGGAAGGTTTGGGGTCCAGAGAGTGTCAAGGCTATGCGGACAGAAGAGCAGGATGAAGACATTCGCTCGTATACGGGAATGCAGCGGATGCTATCTATGGGTGGGGGAGAGACGTGGAAACGATGGCTTTCTGGAGTTGATGCTTTGGTAAATAAGAGAATGAATATGGGGAAAGCTGCCTAG
- a CDS encoding Zn(II)2Cys6 transcription factor (COG:S;~EggNog:ENOG410PPVU;~InterPro:IPR036864,IPR021858,IPR001138;~PFAM:PF00172;~go_function: GO:0000981 - DNA-binding transcription factor activity, RNA polymerase II-specific [Evidence IEA];~go_function: GO:0008270 - zinc ion binding [Evidence IEA];~go_process: GO:0006355 - regulation of transcription, DNA-templated [Evidence IEA]), producing MSTPRARRSHAGCWTCKAKRRKCDSARPTCRVCSQHGIPCEGYEVRLRWGSGIASRGHFTGAEAPVDTSIPPRVPGRRRDRNRGRRREEEGETQAQAAEGSSSQDSHEDLAQPYSICRVRDIVQIRNGFFKNVGICHAADDCTACQNVADHVVLSSGINTLHSTTVHDEQTLLKPRLPVLCQQSEALYTICIALQASLSREPTARSLEYLDIGLNKFRAELSTSEHHLEDGTLTAGLLLCTIGVMHGIPWTMHLRGMYSILRMHDVEGAHHQERSAFRAHLFEVMGIMDLPTFSIGRQHSQLGFWKEYCCKGDRTPGIETGVEVVTGLPRSLVTIFAFIGEGSTETDFWDWSGAQGTFTQCQLWEAYRLAGVLVVRHGGPGFPRPSNREAMNPAMQSGASLTSTTVIVLRLLSCVDAVCRGSLDPECWDTLIINAISYPVSIAGLQSDVLQKDPILKEFIRKSLRFTTEGPFLNRQYGLLLDLLEEYWAYPVGTVDIDRLARTRGVELGLF from the exons ATGTCGACCCCCCGTGCCCGTCGTTCCCACGCCGGATG CTGGACATGCAAGGCAAAGCGCCGCAAGTGTGACAGTGCCCGCCCGACTTGCCGAGTCTGCAGCCAACATGGAATACCATGCGAAGGATATGAAGTACGTCTGCGCTGGGGATCCGGCATTGCCTCGCGCGGTCACTTTACCGGCGCCGAGGCCCCAGTAGATACGTCCATTCCTCCGAGGGTTcctggaaggaggagagacCGGAATCgagggaggcggagggaagaggaaggggagaCGCAGGCACAGGCGGCCGAGGGCTCTTCATCTCAGGACTCCCATGAAG ACTTAGCCCAGCCATACTCGATTTGTCGAGTCCGGGACATAGTACAGATAAGGAATGGCTTTTTCAAGAATGTGGGCATATGCCACGCGGCAGACGACTGCACAGCATGCCAGAATGTGGCTGATCATGTAGTTCTATCATCTGGCATCAATACCCTGCACTCAACGACAGTCCACGACGAACAAACCCTGCTGAAACCACGCCTTCCAGTACTATGCCAACAATCCGAGGCACTGTATACAATATGCATCGCTCTACAAGCGTCGCTGAGCCGAGAACCAACTGCTCGTTCCCTGGAATACCTCGACATCGGCCTGAATAAATTCCGCGCTGAACTTTCTACAAGCGAGCACCATCTAGAAGATGGGACATTGACGGCTGGGTTACTCTTGTGTACGATTGGG GTTATGCATGGCATTCCATGGACGATGCACCTTCGAGGGATGTACAGCATTCTTCGCATGCATGACGTCGAAGGCGCACACCACCAAGAACGAAGTGCATTCCGCGCGCATCTCTTCGAGGTAATGGGCATTATGGACCTGCCCACATTTTCAATTGGTCGCCAGCATTCCCAGCTCGGATTCTGGAAAGAGTATTGCTGCAAGGGAGACCGCACCCCCGGGATCGAAACCGGGGTTGAGGTAGTAACTGGCTTGCCGAGGTCTCTGGTGACGATATTTGCGTTCATTGGTGAAGGGTCTACAGAAACAGACTTTTGGGACTGGTCTGGTGCCCAGGGGACCTTTACCCAGTGTCAGCTGTGGGAGGCGTATCGACTCGCTGGGGTGTTGGTAGTTCGCCATGGGGGACCTGGCTTCCCACGCCCTTCAAACAGAGAAGCCATGAATCCGGCCATGCAAAGCGGCGCCAGCCTCACCTCCACCACAGTCATAGTTCTGCGACTGCTGAGCTGTGTGGATGCCGTATGTCGCGGCTCTCTCGATCCAGAATGCTGGGACACGCTCATCATCAATGCCATTTCGTACCCGGTCTCTATCGCCGGACTGCAGAGTGACGTTTTGCAAAAGGATCCGATATTGAAGGAATTCATACGGAAGTCTCTGCGTTTCACCACTGAAGGGCCGTTTTTGAATAGGCAGTatggccttctcctggaCTTGCTGGAAGAATACTGGGCGTACCCGGTTGGGACGGTTGATATTGATCGGCTTGCGCGGACGAGGGGCGtggagttggggttgttCTAG
- a CDS encoding GNAT family N-acetyltransferase (COG:S;~EggNog:ENOG410Q1IX;~InterPro:IPR000182,IPR016181;~PFAM:PF13673,PF13508;~go_function: GO:0008080 - N-acetyltransferase activity [Evidence IEA]) produces MATEHQLPLFRVYDDPESLRAVANTIIFSFAQDPLIQWLRPLADLWSVTDPNTSKWQYRRVQRAVADGIVVRSAAVGEIYKNGDVYEHDAGAVALFFPPRGRVRGTLGRMLLSWKLWFLGIVSPIHEKGGNEQRLQKLMDTHDRVIKDVQQKYGIPDLWYLEVIAVHPRLQGRGLGRKALCSVLAHTNNEPVILECTNWDNVAFYERLGFKVVEEVELIEGDAAVKLWFMLRQGSETQAN; encoded by the exons ATGGCAACGGAGCACCAATTGCCTCTTTTCAGGGTCTACGACG ACCCCGAATCACTCCGCGCAGTCGCAAATACAATaatcttctccttcgcccaGGATCCCTTGATACAATGGTTACGCCCACTCGCAGACCTGTGGTCAGTTACTGATCCCAATACATCCAAATGGCAGTATCGTCGGGTCCAGAGGGCTGTTGCGGATGGTATTGTGGTGAGGTCTGCTGCTGTCGGCGAGATTTATAAGAACGGCGATGTCTACGAACATGATGCAGGCGCAGTGGCCTTGTTTTTTCCTCCTCGAGGCCGCGTCCGAGGAACTCTGGGTAGGATGCTGCTTTCGTGGAAGTTGTGGTTCCTTGGTATAGTCAGTCCGATTCATGAGAAAGGTGGAAATGAACAG AGACTGCAAAAACTGATGGATACACATGATCGAGTTATTAAAGACGTCCAGCAGAAGTATGGTATCCCCGATCTGTGGTACCTAGAGGTCATCGCTGTACACCCCCGTCTTCAGGGCCGTGGACTGGGGAGGAAGGCATTGTGTTCGGTGTTAGCCCATACCAATAATGAGCCCGTGATTCTCGAATGTACAAACTGGGATAATGTCGCTTTTTACGAACGACTGGGGTTCAAAGTTGTGGAAGAAGTTGAGTTGATAGAGGGAGATGCAGCAGTGAAGCTGTGGTTCATGCTGCGCCAAGGGTCGGAAACCCAGGCAAATTGA